The sequence below is a genomic window from Halosolutus gelatinilyticus.
CGGCGGAGGAGAGCACCGACGATCCGGTTGCACGGGCGGATTACGACGAAGCGAGTAAGCTGACCGAGCGTATCAACGACGCCGCTAGAAACTCCGACGGCGAGAACGTCTCGGTCCGAATTACGAGTTCGTACCACGAAGGGTGGTATCGATATCTCGAGGACGAGATCGGGAGCCACGAGAACGCGACCGTGAGTTACAACGGGCCGAAAACCGTCGTGGTGAATATTACGAATATCAGAGAAGCCACCGATAACCCACAGCTTCTCATCGAAGAGGATCTCGGTCTGAAAGAGACTGCTGGAACCAGTGACCAACGTGTCGTGTTTGGTGACACACTACAATTTGAAGCAAGGCTGAATAATACGGGCAGCGGGACTGCTACCTCGCCAACGATGACCGTCTCGATCGATGACGGGGCGGTCGAAGAATCCGGCGGGGGGGCCGTACCCGGCTACAAAACGAAAGATCGGAAAGTCGAGATCGAGCGGGCTTCGTACGAAGACAAACTCGAGCCCGGGAATGCGTACGAATACATGATCACGACGAAAAACGGATCGAAACTCGATCAGCCGGGCGCGTTTTACATCGGCAGATCTGGGACGCACTTCAACGTAACCGACATCGAAACGGATCACGGCACCGAAAACGCAACGATACGCGCCGTCGTCCGAAATATCGGCGTTGAGAGCGGAGAGAAGGACGTAACCATCAGCTTCGACGACTTCGAGGCCAACGACACCAAAACGCTGAACCTCGAGTACGGGGCCACCGGAACGGTCGAGTGGACGGTAAACCGAAGCTCCCTGCCGCCAGGAGAGAACGGCTTCACAGTCGAAGCCGGCGACGATCCGAGCGGTCCCGACAGTACCGCAGACGGAACCGTCGAAGGGAAACTGAGCGGCGACGGGAACGCGTTCGCCGTCATTCAAGACAGGGGCGTCGGAAGCGGGCAGATCGTCGAAGACGACGGAACCACGTTCACCGTCACCGCCGAGGTCGCGAACACCTATCCCCACGAGATCGATCGGCCGCTCACGGTGACGATTCCGGAGGCGAACGTCAATCACACCGAATCGGTAACGGTAGCCGGCGACAGCCGTGAAACGGTCGCACTCGAGATCGATCCGGCCAACCACGACTTCGAGCACGGAACGGTCTACGAGTACGACATCGTGGCCGAGGGCGAGGGACTGAGCGAACCCGGATCGTTCTACTTCGGCAAGCCTGGAACGGCGTTCGAACTATCGAACGGGACCGCGACGGTCAACGACACCGTCACGATTAGCGTGGATCTGCACAACGTCGGTGTCGACGACGGTCAGCAGGAAGTCGGCCTCGAACTCGAGTACATGGACGAGATGCCCGACGAACTCGAGGACGAGGACCCCTACGGAGACCTCGGCAGCGACACCGTCGTCCGCTCGTTCGGCGAAAACGGGACGGTCTCGTTCGAACTCAATCAGAGTAATCTCCTCGATGGAGAGTACACGGCGACGATACGGACGGAAGACAACGAGATGACAATCCCGTTCAACGTTACCGCAGGCGTCGATCCCGGACGAGTCGGACTTGGAGACATCGAAGACGCGGAAGTCTCCGTCGAGGTCCTCGGCACGCAGGTCTCCGGCGACGGGTGGATGGGCAGGTGGTGGGATAGAACACGCGTTCACAACCTTGCTCCGATGACGCTCGATATCGTGACCAACGGAGAAACGGAACACTCCTTCGATAATCCGGAGAACGGTGACAATATCAATATTGGACCGACCTGGCAAGACAAAACCGACGACAGCTATACGTACAACTTTACGATAGAGGACGAGACGGAACTCACGCTGCGGAATACGAGATACCGGACGTGTCAGGCTGAAACGACCGACCCGAACGCGCTCCCTCACTACAACGGTCCGGCTGACCGCGACTTCACGTGGTGTACCGACGCACCCCAATCCATCGAGTTCGGACCGATCGACGCTTCGCAGGGTCAGAAACTCCAGAACGTCAGGGTCAGAAGCGCTGAAAACAACACGATTCCAGCGCTTCCCGCGGGGACGGATCAGCAGCTAAGCGCCACGGAAGTCCTCGAGCGACGAGGGCTCGTCGAAGAGGGGGACGATGAGCTCGATCTCGGTCCCGGCGAGTTCGTCTTCTTGTTCGAGAACACTGAGTCGACGGACGAGGACGGTATCAACGCGCTCTGGAACGACGCGATCGACGCCTACGATCGAAATCCCGACCGGACTCACGACCCGAACTTCAACGACCTGATCGTCTACGTCGAGGTCGAACGCGCCGGCGTCGATCCTGGACGGCCGAGTATCACGATCGATCCCGGCGCGGGCAACTCGACCGACGTCGCTTCCGGCGTGGGGAACGATCCCGGAAGCACCGGCCCCGTCGATCCCAGCTTCGATTCGGGAACCGTCGACGAAGGGGATGCACCGGACCTCGGAACCGGCGAATCCGATGCGAACAGCGGGACCAATTGGACCGGAGACACCGGCGTCAACGTGGACAACGATTACATCGTCGTCGGGTGACGCCTACCTGACGCCGTCAGATCGTATTTACGCGCAGCGGTAGACGGAACCGTGTCGGCGGCGAACGATCGTATCGAACCCGAACCCCTTTTCACCACCGATCTCGGAGTTACGCTCATGTCGACCGAAACGATCAGCGACCGACGCGAGCACATTCGCTCGATCAGCGTGACGGCAGTCGCCGCGCTGATCGGCGTCGGCGCGGCCCTCGTCTCCGCGATCTGGATCGGGGTCTCCAGCAACGCGGCGGAGGATACGCGGGCGCTGCTGCTCATCGCGGGTGCGATCCTCGTGCAGTTTCCGGTGCTCAGCGCCTCGGGAATCTACGACGAAGACGAGATCGGGCCGAAACACTACCTCTTCGTCACGTTCATGACGTTCTCGATGTGGTTCATCACGTGGGGAATCCTGCTCACCGCGGGGGCCAACTGAGATGGCCGACGACAGTATCGCCGTCGTAGACCTCGATCGGTGCCAGCCCGATCGCTGTAGCTACGAGTGTAAGAACTACTGCCCGCCCAACCGGACGGGCAAGGAGTGTATCACCCTGCGCGGCGAGGAGGCCGACCAGGGCCAACCGGATCAGGTCCACATCTCCGAGGAGATCTGTCTCGGCGAGACCTGCGGCATCTGCGTCGAGAAGTGTCCGTTCGACGCGATCGAGATCATCAACCTGCCCCAGGAACTGCAGGACGATCCGGCCCACCGCTACGGCGAGAACGCCTTCTCGCTGTACGGCCTGCCGGCGCCCCAGGAGGGGCAGGTTACCGGCATTCTGGGACCGAACGGGATCGGAAAGACGACCGCCGTCCGCATCCTCGCGGGCGAACTCGAACCCAACCTCGGCCGGTACGACGAGACCGTCGACTGGGACGACGTGCTCGAGGCCTACCGCGGGACGGAACTGCAGGACTACATCGCCGACGTCCGCGACGGCGATGTCACCGTCGCCCGAAAGCCCCAGTACGTCGATCAGATTCCGAACCAGTTCGACGGCAACACCCGCGAACTCCTAGAGCGAACCGACGAGCGCGACGTCTTAGACGACCTGGCCGAGCGGCTCTCGATCGAACCCGTCATGGAACAGTCGATCGACGACCTCTCCGGCGGGGAACTCCAGCGGGTCGCGATCGCGGCGACGCTCGCGCGGGATACGGACTTCTACTTCCTCGACGAGATCACGCCGTACCTGGACATCGGCCAACGAGTGACGGCGGCGCGGCTGATCCGCGAACTCGCCGAGGAGGAGGACAGGTCGATGCTCGTCGTCGAGCACGACCTGGCGATCCTCGACCTGCTCGCGGACACGCTTCACGTCGCCTACGGTGAGCCGGGCGCCTACGGTGTCATCACCGCGCCCAAGTCCGTCCGCAACGGGATCAACGAGTACCTCGCGGGCTACCTCGACAACGAGAACATGCGGATCCGCCCGGGCGCGATCGAGTTCCAGGAACACGCCCCGCGGAGCGCCAGCCACGGCGACACCCTCGTCGAGTACCCCGACCTCACCAAGAGCTACGGCGACGACGAGTTCGCCCTGGAGGTCGAGGGCGGCGAGATCCGCGAGAACGAGGTCCTCGGAATCGTCGGCCCGAACGGGATCGGGAAGTCGACGTTCGCGAAACTGCTGACGGGCAACCTCGAACCCGACGAGGGCGACGCCGATCTGGACCTCGAGATTTCGTACAAACCGCAGTACGTCACGATCGACCAGCACATGCGGGTCGACGCCTTCCTCTCCTCCATCACCGACCAGTTCGGCTCCTCGTACTGGAACACCGAGATCGCCCAGCCGCTGCAGCTAGAGCGGATCATGGAGCAGAACCTCTCCGATCTGTCGGGAGGTGAGCGCCAGCGGGTCGCGATCGCGGCCTGCCTCTCCGACTCGGCCGATCTGTACCTGCTCGACGAGCCCTCGGCCCACCTCGACGTCGAACAGCGGGTGCAGGCGACCAGCGCGATCCGGCGCTACGCCGAACAGCAGGACGCGACCGTCCTGGTCATCGACCACGACATTTACATGATCGACCTGCTCGCCGATCGGCTGATGGTCTTTGACGGCGAACCCGCCGTTCACGGCCGAGCGGGCCAACCCCAGCCCATGCGCGACGGCATGAACGAGTTCCTCGCGAACCTGAACGTCACCTTCCGCCGGGACGAGCGGACCTCCCGACCGCGGATCAACAAGCCCGACTCGCAACTCGACAAGCGACAGAAGGGCGAGGGCGAGTACTACTACGCGCCCTGACGACGGTCGTCTCGGTCTCGAACTGCGCGGATTCTCGACGAGTCAGTGCGCATCGTCGAGTCGCGCCAGCTGCTCGTCGGTCAAGTCGATCGACGCCGCGGCGACGTTCGCTTCGAGGTGCTCGAGGCTCGAGGTGCCCGGAATGGGAATCGTGACGTCCGAGCGTTCGAGTAACCACGCGAGCGCGATCTGGTACCGAGAGGCGTCGTGTGCGTCGGCGACTTCGTCGAGGGCCTCGCACCCGTCGAGGGCCGCCTTGTCGATCGGCGAGTAGGGAACGAACCCGATTCCGGCGTCCTCGCAGGCGGACAGGACGTCCTCTTGGTCGCGGTTGGCGATGTTGTAGTAGTTCTGGACGGTCGCGATCTCGGCGACGTCGCGAGCGCGTTCGAGTTGCTCGACGTCGACGTTGCTGAGGCCGACGTGGCGGACGAGCCCCTCGTCTTTCAATTCGGCGAGGGCGGTCACCGAGTCCTCGATGGGCACGTCGGGATCCGGCGTGTGGAGCTGGTAGAGGTCGATGACCTCGGTCTCGAGCCGAACGCGGCTGCGAAGCGCCGCGTTCTTCAGGTACGCCGGATCGCCGCTGACGGCGGTGCTCGCGTCCGGTTGTTTGAGGATGCCGCCTTTCGTCGCGACGACGATGTCGTCTCGGTCGACGTTGATCGTCCGACCGACGACGCACTCGCTCGAACCGTTACCGTACATGTCCGCGGTATCGACGAAATCGACGCCGAGATCGACCGCGCGTTCGAGGACGCGCTTCGCGCCGTCGACGTCGTCGGGCCAGTGCATATTGTTCGATCCACCGAGGCTCATCGCGCCGAACCCGAGTCTGCGGACGGTCAACTCGCCGCCGATTTCGAACGTTTCGCTCTCGTCGGATTCCATACGTGTTCTAGGTTCCGAAGTATTGCGGCGGTACCGATATATCCCTCCCTCGAAAGACGGCGGCCGGGTTTCCCTCAGCCGATCAGCCGCTGACAGCTTCCACAGAGGTTCTGCTCTTTGATATCGACCTCGCGGACCGTCGGGGAGAAGTTCATCACGCACCGGTTGTTGTCGCAGTGTTCGAGGCCGTAGGTGTGGCCGATCTCGTGGACGATCTCCTTGCGCACGCGATCCTCGAAGATTTCGCTCGCGCTCTTGGTCGAGAAGCCGCCGTCGCTTGAGGTCTGGAGTCGGTACGTCGAGACGACGCTGCCGCTGCCGTCGAGGTAGGCGAGCCCGAAGACGTAGTTCCGACGTCGGTAGAAGAGGTCGTGCGGGGTGATCGCGATGTTTTTCTCGCCGCGGCCGACGCGCTCGGCCAACTGGATGAACGTCTCCGCACAGTACTGATTCCGCCCGGAATCGTACGCGCCGTTCGGGACCGACTGCGACTCGTTGATCGTCACGTCGCAGTCGTAGACCGATCGCAACGCCGACGAGGCGGCCCGCTTGACCGCCGCGGGCACGTTGCCGACCGGTACGATATCGACGAGCATAGCAAGGGCTTAGGCCGCGGACAGCATAAACGTCCCGCCGTGTCCCACTCTCGCCGGGAATCCGAGACAATGTGCGATTACCTCGCCGACTACGATCGCGTCGTCGAGGTCGGCGTCGGCCGCCGGACCGAGCTCGCGGCGGCGCTCGTTCAACGGGGCATTGCCGTCACCGCGACGGACGTTCACGCGTTCGAGGTACCTGACGGCGTCCGGTTCGTCCGCGACGACGTCGTCGACCCCGACCCGTCGATCTACGCCGACGCCGGCGCGATCTACGCGCGGAACCTTCCGCCGGAACTCCACCGCCCCGCGCTCGACGTCGCCCGCGAGGCCGACGCCGACTTCCTGTTTACGACGCTCGGCGGCGACCAGCCCGCCGTGCCGGTCGAGCGGAGGACGATCCGGGACGGAACGCTGTACGTGGCCCGATCGGGGCCGCGCTGAAAGCGGCGCGATCGATCGGGATCGCTCGACGCCGGTCCGCGACGGAACGATTTATCGAGTTCCGGGACGGTTCGAGAACCAATGGCGTTCGAGTCCGAGACTGCGGTGTTCGCCGTCGTCGTCGCGTTCGCGATCGTCGCACTCGCGGTGTTCCTCCGCTGGTCCGGCTACCTGATCTGGCTGGCCGGCCGCCTGTTCGCGCTTCCGGGCGTCGTGATCCACGAGTTCGCCCACAAGTGCGCTTGCGATCTCGTCGGCGTTCCCGTCGTCGAGGTCGTCTACTTCCGGTTCGGCGATCCAGCGGGCTACGTTCGCCACGCCCGGCCCGAGCGCTACCGCGCGTCGTTCACAATCAGCGTCGCGCCGTTTCTCGTCAACACCGTCGTGTCGTTCTGGCTCTTTCTCGCCCTCGCCGCCCTCGTCTCGACGGTCGGCGATCTTCGAACGGCGCGCCCCTGGGTGCTCACAAGCGCGATCGCGCTGGGCTGGTTCGCCCTCTCGATCGGAATCGCGGCGGTTCCGAGCACGGGCGACGCGAATACCCTCTGGAACAGATCGCGATCGGAGTGGCGCCGATCGCCGATCGTCCTGCTCGGGATCCCCGTCGTGCTCGTGATCTACGTCGCCAACCTGCTGTCGTGGCTGTGGGCCGACGTCCTGTACGCGCTCGCGATCGGTTTGATCGCGTTTTATCTTTTCGGCCTCGCGCCAATTTGAGCCGCGATCGTTTCGAAAGGTTGGGTTCGGAAAGGGAGCGGACTCGTCCGCTGAAAGCACTACGAAAGCCCCTGGCGCTATCCGGTCGAGGAGCTCGCTGCGCGCTTCCCTCACTTCGTTCGGTCAGTGCTTACGTCGCCCGTCTTCCCGGATAGCGCCAGCCCCTTTCAGTCCCACCCACGGTGGCAGCCCGCCCAGCCGACACGGGCGGGACTGAAAGGGGCTGGCACGCTCGATGACACCGCGTGATCGAATCCCGCCCTCTCGAATCGAATCCGATCGCCTTTATCCGCGGCGAGCCCAGAGAGCGAGTATGAACGCAGACGCCGTCGTGTTAGACGTCGACGGCGTGCTCGTCGACGTCGCCGACTCCTACCGCCGGGCGATCGTCGACTCGATCGAGCACGTCTACGAGCGGACGATCCGAAAGCCCGACATCCAGCGGTTCAAGGACGCCGGCGGATTCAACAACGACTGGGAACTCACCTATGCGGCCGCCCTCTACGTCCTCGCGACCGAGGAGGGGTACCGCGATTCGATCGCCGGCTTCACCGATCGGATCGCCGCCGAGGGCGGCGGGCTGGAGGCCGCCGAGACCGTCGTTCGCGACGCGATCGGCGCACGGGCGACCCAGCGCGTGACCGATCGTTGGGATCCCAATCGACTCCGTGACGTCTTCCAGCAGCTGTACCTCGGCGCGGACCTCTACCGCGGGATCGAGAGCGGCGAGCCCGACCTCGAAACGCGCGGGTTCATCCACGACGAACCCGTCGTGCTGGAGAGCGAGGCCCGCGATGCGCTCCTCGGGGACTACGACGTCGGCATCCTGACCGGCCGCCCGGAGGCCGAAGCGGAGATCGCCCTCGATCGGGTCGGCCTGGACGACGAGATCCCCGTCGAGTACCGGTTCACGATGGACGACTGGGAGGAGGGCAAACCGCACCCCCGCGCGCTGGTGACCCTCGCGGAGCGCTTCGACGCCGACGCCGTGGCGTTCGTCGGGGATACGCTGGACGATATTCGGACGGCGGTCAACGCTACCGAGGCGGACCCCGATCGGGACTACCACGGGATCGGCGTGCTCACCGGCGGGCTGACCGGTGAGGAGGGCCGCCGAAAGTACGAGGACGAAGGTGCGTCGGCGGTCGTCGACTCGGTCAACGACGTTCCCGGCCTGCTCGAGGAGTGAGCGGCGGGGCGCGATCGGCGCACGACGGGCGCTCATCACCGGGAAAATCGCGTGATCGAAACCCACACGTCAAATCAAGCCAGTAGTGTCCGTATGACACGAACTGTCGACGACCTTCGGAACGACATCCGCGAGGCCGTGGGGAGATACGAACGGATCGAATCGACCACCTTCACCAAGGAAGCCCTCGCCGCGATCTGTGACGCCGTGAACTACGACATCGAGACGAATCCGTTGCCACCCAAATCGCAGATGCGATCGGGTATTCTCCGGAAAATCGACGTACTGGAGGAAGACGACCCGGACCGCGCCGAACGCCCGTTCCGGAAGGCGGACCTCGAATCGATCGCGGCGGCGCTGGACGCCGAGTAGCGACTGGTCCCGTGCTCGCCCGTGACCGCCGAGTGACCGGTCCGCGGGAGGTCGCAACGGACATCCGTCAGTATCGGCCCCCTCGTTTTTTCGCCGTCGCCGGTGTAGCGTGGCGAACCGATGCGCGAGGGCTTCTCCCGCGACGACCTCCCCGGCGAGCCGACCTCGCCGTGGCTCGCGACCACCCGCGACGACGACCCGCCCGCGAACCGACTCGAAGCCGATCGCACGGTCGACGTCTGCGTGATCGGCGCCGGGATCGCCGGCCTCTCGACGGCGATCAACCTGCGCGATCGCGGCCGATCGGTCGCGGTGCTCGAGCGCGACCGGGTCGCGACGGGCGTGACGGGTAAATCGACTGCGAAGCTGACCAGCCAACACGGGCTCATCTACGATCACTTGCGTCGGGAGTTCGGTCGTCGACAGGCCCGACAGTACGCGGCGGTACAGGAGGAGTCGATCGATGAGGTCGAGCGGCGGATCGCGGCGGCCGAAATCGACTGCGGCTTCGAGCGCCAGCCCTCGTACCTCTACGGCGACAGCCCCGGCGCGATCGAACGCGAGGCCGACGCCGCGCGTGGCGCCGGAATCGACGCCAGGTACGTCACTTCGGTGCCGCCGTTCGAGCGGGCGGCCGCGGCCGTCCGGTTCGACGAGCAGGCGTGGTTCGACCCGCGATCGTACCTGCTTGGAATTGCCGACGAACTCCGAGCGGACGACGACGCCGGACTGTTCGAGGAGACCCGCGTCACGGACGTCGAGCCCGGAACGCCACCCCGCGTCAAGACCGAGGCGGCGACGGTGACGGCACGCCGCGTCGTCGTCGCGACCGGCTTCCCGATCCTCGATCGGGCGGGCTACTTCGCCCGGATGTACCCGAAGCGCTCCTACGTGCTGGGAATCCGCCTCGACGGGAAGCCGCCCGAGGGGATGTACTACCGGCCCGGCGACCCCTACCGATCGGTCCGGACCCACCGCGGCGAGGAGACGCTCCTGCTGGTCGGCGGCGAGAATCACAAGACCGGCCAGGGTGGATCGACCGCCGATCGCTATCGGCGCCTCGCCCGCTGGGCGCGCGATCGGTTCCCCGTCGACGAGATCGCCTACCGATGGTCGACCCAGGACTACCGACCGGCCGACAAGGTCCCCTTCGTCGGTCGCGCCGGCGCGGGCGCCGAGAACGTCCTCGTCGCGACCGGCTTCCGCGGCTGGGGGATGACCAACGGCGTCGCCGCCGGCCGACTGCTCGCCGCCAGGATCGCCGGCGAGGAGCACCCGGCGCTCGACCTGTTCGATCCGCTCCGGCTGACGCCGAAGGCGTCGTTCCGCGAGGCCGCCGTCGAGAACGCCGACGCCGCGAGCGAGTTCGTTACCGACTGGGCGCGCACGCTGCTCTCGGCCGATCGATCGACGCTCGACCACGGCGAGGGGCGAATCGTTCGCAGCGGCGGCAAACCGATCGCCTGCGCCCGCGACGAGGACGGCGACCTCCACGCCGTCTCGGCCGTCTGCACCCACATGTACTGTCTCGTGGAGTGGAACGACGCTGAGGGCAGTTGGGATTGTCCCTGCCACGGCTCGCGGTTCGATCCCGACGGAACGGTGCTGGAGGGACCGGCGAACGAGGAGCTGCCGAATCGAAGCCGAGCATCGAACCGAGAGTCGAACCGGGATTCGGACTGACGGACGGTTCGACCCGGTGATCAACGGATGATCCGAGCCGGCGACTGACGTGCGACCCGAGCCGGAAATTCACGGTGGCCCGAGCCGGCGACCGACGAGAATTCGATCGCCGAGCGGACAACAGAACGACTATCTGACAGCGGACCGAACGGTGCGTCGATGCCGGAATCCCTCCAGTCGGTCGTCGGAACGGCCGTCGCCGACCTCTCCCGATCGATCGGCGCGCTCGTCGGGCTCGCGTGGACGTGTTTCGTGGTCGTCGGGATTCTCGGTCGAGTCGCGCCGCTCCCGGCGGCGGAGGGGCCGCTCCTCGGCGGGCTGTTCGCCGTCGCGCTCCTGCTGGTCGCCGCCATCGGCGCCGAGTGGCTCGTCCACGGCGGCTACGAGCGACTCGGCGCGGATCCCGCCGGGGGCTGGACGTTCGTGTGGCTGGCCGTTCTCTTCGTGCCGCTCGCGTTCCTGCCGCTGCGGATCGCGGTCGGGTTCCTCGTCGGCGGCGGATCCGGACTCAACGGCCTCTTTCTCGTCCCGACGACGCTCCTCGCGGGCTGGCTGGCGTTCTACGGCGGCCTCGATCGACTCGGACTCGCGGCGGACGACTTCCTTCGCGTGTTCGTCTACGCCGTCGCGATGGGGGCGCTCCCCGTCGCGGCCGCGGTCTTGCTCGACGTCGCCTGGCTGACCGACGATCGCGTCGCGGCGGCCGTCGCGACGGGCGTCCAGGTCGCCGCCTGCTGGCTCGGCTTCACGAGGACCGTTCCCTGACCGGCGTCGGGGCCGGACGACTCGTCCCGGATCGTCCCCCGACTGCACGCGGACCGGCTACGACTCGCTCAGGATCGCCCCCAGCCCGGGATGGTCGACGATGATCCCGTCGACGCCCCGCGCCGCGAGCTGGTCGAACTGCAGCCACGTCTCGATCGTCCAGACGTTCACGGTCCGGCCCTCGTCGCGGGCGTGTTCGACGACATCTATCGCGGGCTCGTCGGCGGGCATCCCCGCGTAGTCGGTCCGCGCGAGCGGCGTCCCGGCGATCGCGTTTCGCGGCGGGTGGATCGCCTCGCAGTCGTAGCGGCGGGCGATCTCGAAGCCGGTCTCGAGGTCGTCCCAGACGAGCGCCGCGGCGACGTACTCGGGCGCGACGTCGCGGACGGCCGACAGCGCCCCCTCGTAGAACGACGAGAAGAGGATCTCGCCGTCGAACGCGTCGCACTCGGCGACGACGCGATCGACGAACGGCGTCCAGACCTCGCGCCGATCGTCGCGCTCGTCGGGGGAGAGCGACGTCGCGAATCGCAGATCGTCCGCGCCGGGGTTCTTCAGTTCGACGTTGACGCCGACCGCGTCGGGGACCGCCTCGAGCAGTTCGGCGAGCGTCGGGACGGTCTCGTCGGTGCCGAGCACCCGCGCGTCCTGTACCGTTTCGATGGCCGTCTCGCGAACCAGTCCTGAGGCGTCGGTGAGCGGGCGCCCGTCGCGAGCCCCGTCGAGGCGCTCGTCGTGGATCACCACCGGCGTCCCGCAAGCCGCTGGCTGGACGTCGATCTCGATCATCGCGGTCTCGTCGCGTTCCGCGGCGCGAACGGCCGCGGCGACGGTGTTTTCGGGAGCGGCGCCGGCGTAGCCCCGGTGGGCGATGACGGAGGGACGGGTCATACCGGGACGACGCGAGCGATCGTAAAGGAGCCTGCGGCGTCGGCGGTTTGAGCCGGCGATCGACGGGACGAGTCAGGCGAGGCGAGTGAGTCTGGAGTCGCTGATCGGATCACGGAAGCGACCGCCGGTCGCCCGCGTGGCGACTCCCGGGTCCCGTTTCAACACCCTCCCCGTCCAAGGGACGGACGTGACCAGAACCACGCTCGAAGACGTCGAACGGAGTCTCGATCGCGCGGCCGATCTCGACGCCGAGGAGGCGGTGTCCGTGCTGCGGACGGCCCGCGAGGACCTGCGGGCGCTCGGGAACGATCCCGACGTCGACGAAAAGCGCCGCGAGGAACTCGAAGAGCGCCTCCGACAGCGCATCCGCGAGGTCGAGAATCGTGACGCCTACGACAGCGGGCTCGGCGCGGCGATGAACCCGGACGAGGACGACGCACCGTAGCCCGGGTTCCCGATATCGGCGGTCGCCGCTCAGTTTCACGATCGCCAACAGTTTGATTTCGTAGAACTGTTCGCAGGGAGATCCTACCGATTTCGGGGCCGAACGAGGGCGAGTCGAGCCGTTCGAAACGGCGAATTTCACGCGTAACAGTGGATTTCCTTTTTGGTATCCACGGGGGAGGAGCATCCCGATGTACGGACCAACGCGACGTCGACTGCTGACAAGCGTTCCGATCGCATCCGTCCTCCTGCCGGCGGGAGCCGGCTTCGGAGGAGCGGACCCCGATCGAGGCGGGGACGAGGCGGCGCAGATGAAGTCGCGCGAAGACGAGTCCGAACTCGATGTGACGATCGTCGAGACCACCGCTCCCGTCAGCGCGGGGGAGTACCTCGAGGTGACGGCCACCGTCGAGAACACCGGGACGAGCGACGTCCGGACCGACGTCGAACTGCTCGTCGGGGACGATCGCGAACTCGTCGCGCGAATGACGACGACGATCGAGGCGGGAGAGACGAAGCGAATCACCCACGGGTACGACACGTACCCGGTCAGCCGAGACGCCGAGTGCCCGGTGCG
It includes:
- a CDS encoding TIGR01548 family HAD-type hydrolase, with the translated sequence MNADAVVLDVDGVLVDVADSYRRAIVDSIEHVYERTIRKPDIQRFKDAGGFNNDWELTYAAALYVLATEEGYRDSIAGFTDRIAAEGGGLEAAETVVRDAIGARATQRVTDRWDPNRLRDVFQQLYLGADLYRGIESGEPDLETRGFIHDEPVVLESEARDALLGDYDVGILTGRPEAEAEIALDRVGLDDEIPVEYRFTMDDWEEGKPHPRALVTLAERFDADAVAFVGDTLDDIRTAVNATEADPDRDYHGIGVLTGGLTGEEGRRKYEDEGASAVVDSVNDVPGLLEE
- a CDS encoding glycerophosphodiester phosphodiesterase → MTRPSVIAHRGYAGAAPENTVAAAVRAAERDETAMIEIDVQPAACGTPVVIHDERLDGARDGRPLTDASGLVRETAIETVQDARVLGTDETVPTLAELLEAVPDAVGVNVELKNPGADDLRFATSLSPDERDDRREVWTPFVDRVVAECDAFDGEILFSSFYEGALSAVRDVAPEYVAAALVWDDLETGFEIARRYDCEAIHPPRNAIAGTPLARTDYAGMPADEPAIDVVEHARDEGRTVNVWTIETWLQFDQLAARGVDGIIVDHPGLGAILSES
- a CDS encoding FAD-dependent oxidoreductase, whose translation is MREGFSRDDLPGEPTSPWLATTRDDDPPANRLEADRTVDVCVIGAGIAGLSTAINLRDRGRSVAVLERDRVATGVTGKSTAKLTSQHGLIYDHLRREFGRRQARQYAAVQEESIDEVERRIAAAEIDCGFERQPSYLYGDSPGAIEREADAARGAGIDARYVTSVPPFERAAAAVRFDEQAWFDPRSYLLGIADELRADDDAGLFEETRVTDVEPGTPPRVKTEAATVTARRVVVATGFPILDRAGYFARMYPKRSYVLGIRLDGKPPEGMYYRPGDPYRSVRTHRGEETLLLVGGENHKTGQGGSTADRYRRLARWARDRFPVDEIAYRWSTQDYRPADKVPFVGRAGAGAENVLVATGFRGWGMTNGVAAGRLLAARIAGEEHPALDLFDPLRLTPKASFREAAVENADAASEFVTDWARTLLSADRSTLDHGEGRIVRSGGKPIACARDEDGDLHAVSAVCTHMYCLVEWNDAEGSWDCPCHGSRFDPDGTVLEGPANEELPNRSRASNRESNRDSD